A window of Sphingobacterium sp. lm-10 contains these coding sequences:
- a CDS encoding O-methyltransferase codes for MNMPDQLWSEYLESTCDKEPALLQKINRDTYLKETKAHMLSGHFQGRVLSMLSKLVAPKQILEIGTFTGYATLALAEGLRPEGIIHTIDIDEELHDRVQNYFDQADQRQQICYHIGDAIDVIPTIEGQFDLVFIDADKKRNKYYYEMVIDRIPSGGLILVDNVLWKGRVLDEAPDNQTRQVLELNTFLAADQRVEKLILPIRDGLFVLRKK; via the coding sequence ATGAATATGCCCGATCAATTGTGGAGCGAATACCTGGAGAGCACTTGTGATAAGGAGCCAGCGCTGTTGCAAAAGATCAACCGCGACACGTACTTGAAAGAGACAAAAGCACACATGTTGTCCGGTCATTTTCAGGGTAGAGTCTTGTCGATGTTGAGTAAATTGGTTGCTCCAAAACAGATTTTGGAAATCGGCACATTTACCGGCTATGCTACATTGGCTCTGGCGGAAGGGCTGCGACCGGAGGGTATTATTCATACGATTGACATTGATGAGGAGTTACACGATCGCGTGCAGAACTATTTCGACCAAGCCGATCAACGTCAGCAAATCTGTTATCATATCGGAGATGCTATAGACGTTATTCCAACGATCGAAGGGCAGTTTGATCTTGTTTTCATCGATGCAGATAAAAAGCGAAACAAATACTATTATGAGATGGTTATAGACAGGATTCCTTCTGGCGGACTCATTCTAGTAGACAATGTGCTGTGGAAAGGTCGCGTGCTGGATGAAGCACCTGACAATCAGACAAGACAAGTTTTAGAATTAAATACTTTTTTAGCGGCAGATCAACGTGTTGAAAAATTGATCTTGCCCATTAGAGACGGGCTTTTTGTTTTACGCAAAAAGTAA
- a CDS encoding glucosaminidase domain-containing protein, which translates to MKVLCVLFITLTIGTSWCIAQSKYTPKSYLEKHNKAAKQLMRETGVPASVILAIAIHESAYGNSRIATYLNNHFGIKGKNSSKKINSAYKGYDSTIASYRDFVGLLQRRKSTQPLFLKHDSEDYHSWIRGIARSGYSTSGDWSRKVLATIDRYNLDQYDEKTTLN; encoded by the coding sequence ATGAAAGTACTATGCGTACTTTTTATCACGTTAACGATCGGCACATCATGGTGCATTGCTCAAAGCAAGTACACGCCGAAAAGTTATCTAGAGAAACACAACAAAGCTGCCAAACAGCTTATGCGGGAGACAGGAGTACCCGCTTCTGTAATTTTAGCAATCGCAATTCACGAAAGCGCTTATGGCAACAGCCGCATTGCCACTTACCTAAACAATCATTTCGGTATAAAAGGTAAAAACAGCAGCAAAAAAATCAACTCTGCTTACAAAGGTTATGATTCGACGATTGCTTCTTATCGTGATTTTGTAGGCTTACTGCAGCGAAGAAAATCCACACAACCGCTTTTCCTTAAACATGACTCAGAAGATTATCATTCTTGGATCAGGGGAATCGCACGTTCTGGATATTCTACTTCTGGAGACTGGTCTAGAAAAGTACTGGCTACAATAGATCGGTACAATCTTGATCAATACGACGAAAAAACGACACTAAATTAA
- a CDS encoding 6-carboxytetrahydropterin synthase, with amino-acid sequence MVYITRRERFSAAHRLFRADWSNEENLRVFGNCSNPNWHGHNYELFVTVKGEVNPETGFVMDLKQMKSIINEYVIRHVDHKNINLEVAFMRDKMASTEVIAQSIFEELQVPFDREGVILHAVRLHETENNYAEYFGSNTP; translated from the coding sequence ATGGTCTATATTACACGTCGCGAACGTTTTAGTGCAGCGCACAGGCTGTTTCGAGCCGATTGGTCGAACGAAGAAAACTTGCGCGTATTTGGCAACTGCTCCAATCCTAATTGGCATGGCCACAACTATGAACTTTTTGTTACAGTAAAAGGAGAAGTAAACCCGGAGACAGGCTTTGTAATGGATCTTAAGCAGATGAAGTCTATTATTAATGAGTATGTGATCCGACATGTAGATCATAAGAACATTAATCTGGAAGTAGCTTTCATGAGAGACAAGATGGCTTCTACAGAAGTGATTGCCCAGTCAATTTTTGAGGAACTACAGGTACCCTTTGATCGGGAGGGCGTCATCTTGCACGCCGTAAGACTACACGAGACAGAAAACAACTACGCCGAGTATTTCGGCTCAAATACCCCATAA
- a CDS encoding glucosaminidase domain-containing protein produces MGCKFGFAILFVALLVLSGCSSRRPGTLRTSKTYPSSRNNTPETNHPNTRGRSTGHTSSSGNSYIDRYKSIAISEMNQYGIPASIKLAQALLESGNGNSYLATEANNHFGIKCGGVWEGRSITRPDDGPNDCFRVYSNPDDSFKDHSQFLLRKRYEALFTLKKDDYKGWAHGLKKAGYATNPRYAYLLIDLIERYDLHRYDKAETFVEQVKREDQVEDLIKEKEVLEEVVPPEEVKKPVAMIIYQVKANDTLYSISQQYGLSVDELIQINALEDENISVGQLLVVSK; encoded by the coding sequence ATGGGATGCAAGTTCGGGTTTGCAATACTATTTGTCGCTTTATTGGTACTCTCTGGCTGTAGCTCTAGAAGGCCAGGCACTTTACGAACGTCTAAAACGTATCCGTCTTCCAGGAATAACACGCCCGAAACCAATCACCCCAATACACGGGGAAGATCGACTGGCCACACGAGTAGTAGTGGCAATTCCTATATAGACCGCTACAAATCAATTGCCATATCGGAGATGAACCAATATGGGATTCCGGCAAGCATCAAGCTGGCTCAAGCGCTATTAGAATCTGGCAATGGCAACAGTTACTTAGCGACAGAAGCAAACAACCATTTTGGCATTAAGTGTGGTGGCGTATGGGAAGGGCGTAGTATTACGCGTCCGGATGATGGGCCAAACGATTGCTTCCGCGTATACAGTAACCCGGATGATTCCTTCAAAGATCATTCACAATTCTTACTCCGCAAACGGTATGAAGCACTTTTCACTCTGAAGAAGGATGATTACAAGGGTTGGGCGCACGGCCTTAAAAAAGCTGGTTATGCTACCAATCCCCGATATGCTTACTTACTGATAGATCTTATTGAGCGATATGACCTGCATCGCTATGATAAAGCGGAAACCTTTGTTGAGCAAGTAAAGCGTGAAGACCAAGTTGAAGATCTTATCAAGGAAAAAGAAGTATTGGAAGAGGTCGTACCACCAGAAGAAGTAAAGAAACCGGTTGCGATGATTATCTATCAAGTCAAAGCAAATGACACGCTATATAGCATTAGTCAACAGTATGGTTTATCTGTAGATGAATTGATACAAATCAATGCTTTGGAAGATGAAAATATATCCGTCGGTCAGCTATTAGTTGTCTCTAAATAA
- the folE gene encoding GTP cyclohydrolase I FolE — translation MNNLHHLDDDDDEVEGYRKIDQYNTKDVERIAAHYSDILDALGEKPEREGLLKTPERVAKALQYLTHGYNVDAAGLLRSAMFEEEYSQMVVVKDIEVYSMCEHHMLPFFGKAHIAYIPNGHIVGLSKIPRVVDAFARRLQVQERLTNEIRDCIQDTLQPKGVAVVMECKHMCMAMRGIQKQNSVTTTSAFTGAFENDVTRSEFLRLITASLD, via the coding sequence ATGAACAATTTGCACCATTTGGACGACGACGACGACGAGGTGGAAGGATACCGTAAAATCGATCAATACAACACCAAAGATGTAGAACGTATCGCTGCGCACTACTCCGATATACTAGATGCTTTGGGCGAAAAGCCAGAGCGTGAAGGATTGCTTAAGACACCAGAGCGGGTAGCTAAAGCCTTGCAGTACCTCACACATGGTTATAATGTGGATGCTGCCGGTCTATTGCGCAGTGCGATGTTTGAAGAAGAATATAGTCAGATGGTTGTGGTGAAAGACATAGAAGTTTACTCCATGTGCGAACATCACATGCTTCCGTTTTTCGGAAAAGCACATATTGCCTATATTCCTAACGGACACATCGTAGGGCTAAGCAAAATCCCTCGCGTGGTGGATGCCTTCGCCAGAAGATTGCAGGTACAAGAACGCCTCACAAACGAAATAAGAGACTGTATACAAGATACACTTCAGCCAAAAGGTGTCGCCGTCGTAATGGAATGCAAACACATGTGCATGGCCATGCGTGGCATACAAAAGCAAAACTCAGTAACAACTACATCCGCTTTCACTGGTGCCTTCGAAAATGATGTAACCCGGTCTGAATTTCTACGGTTAATCACCGCATCATTAGACTAA